In Neofelis nebulosa isolate mNeoNeb1 chromosome 10, mNeoNeb1.pri, whole genome shotgun sequence, one DNA window encodes the following:
- the LOC131488712 gene encoding olfactory receptor 10A5-like yields the protein MAEGNWTRVGEFILMSFSSLPTEIQSLLFLIFLIIYLVTLLGNSLIILVTLTDPMLHSPMYFFLRNLSLLEIGFNLVIVPKMLGTLLARDTTISFLGCAMQMYFFFFFGVAECVLLATMAYDRYVAICNPLHYPVIMNQRTRAKLAVASWFPGFPIATVQTTWLFSFPFCGTNKVNHFFCDSPPVLRLVCADTAMFEIYAIVGTVLVVMIPCLLILCSYIRIAVAILKIPSAKGKHKAFSTCSSHLLVVSLFYVSLSLTYFRPKSNNSPESKKLLSLSYTVVTPMLNPIIYSLRNNEVKNALGRTFHKAFSLRICIP from the coding sequence ATGGCTGAAGGAAACTGGACAAGGGTTGGGGAGTTTATCCTCATGAGCTTCTCTTCCCTACCTACTGAAATACAGTCACTACTATTCCTGATATTTCTAATCATCTACCTGGTCACACTATTGGGAAACAGCCTCATCATTCTTGTTACCTTGACTGACCCCATGCTGCACAGCCCCATGTACTTCTTTCTCAGGAACTTGTCCCTCTTGGAGATTGGCTTCAACCTAGTCATCGTGCCCAAGATGCTGGGGACCCTGCTTGCCCGTGACACAACCATCTCCTTCCTTGGCTGTGCCATGCagatgtatttcttcttcttctttggagTTGCTGAATGCGTCCTCCTGGCCACCATGGCATATGACCGCTATGTAGCCATCTGCAATCCCTTGCACTACCCAGTCATCATGAACCAGAGGACACGTGCCAAATTGGCTGTTGCATCCTGGTTTCCAGGCTTTCCCATAGCTACTGTGCAGACCACTTGGCTCTTCAGCTTTCCATTCTGTGGCACCAACAAGGTGAACCACTTCTTCTGTGACAGCCCACCTGTGCTGAGACTGGTGTGTGCAGACACAGCAATGTTTGAGATCTATGCGATTGTTGGAACTGTGCTGGTCGTCATGATACCCTGCTTGCTGATCCTGTGTTCCTACATTCGCATTGCTGTTGCCATCCTTAAGATTCCATCAGCTAAAGGGAAGCATAAAGCCTTCTCtacctgctcctcccacctccttgTTGTCTCCCTTTTCTATGTGTCATTAAGCCTCACCTACTTCCGGCCTAAATCCAATAATTCACCTGAGAGCAAAAAGCTGCTGTCATTGTCCTACACTGTTGTGACTCCCATGTTGAACCCCATCATCTATAGCCTAAGAAATAATGAGGTGAAGAATGCCCTTGGCCGGACCTTCCACAAGGCTTTCAGTCTTAGAATTTGCATCCCATAG